From the genome of Sphingobacterium kitahiroshimense, one region includes:
- a CDS encoding restriction endonuclease subunit S — protein sequence MDKKTGYKKTPLGTVPSNWNIVEILEVLEYEQPSKYLTNNINKVNNLNNMPVLTANKAFVLGYTEDQDGIYNPDNPVIIFDDFTTASRYIDFRFKIKSSAIKILTAKAGNDTKFLYERLQLVKINTEDHKRRWISEFQEIAIALPPINEQNEIAKLSFTWDRSIRYNEQLLENFINRRRALVLKLTSDIGMNVVLTPLAKGVIKVKTGFIPEKEIFYQEIGIRSHAKGIFHKEPVTGKSLGNKSVFWIEPDCFVVNIVFAWEQAIAKTTEAERGMIASHRFPMYKPKEGVLDLDYLLYFFKSAKGKNLLELASPGGAGRNKTLGQSEFLKLKIPVPPIEEQKEIVRLLNTADKEIELQKKKIEAIKQQKKGLMQQLLTGKKRLKINTI from the coding sequence ATGGATAAAAAGACTGGATATAAGAAAACACCATTAGGAACAGTTCCCTCTAATTGGAATATCGTTGAAATACTTGAGGTTCTAGAATATGAACAGCCGAGCAAATATTTAACGAATAATATCAACAAGGTAAACAACTTGAACAACATGCCTGTATTAACAGCTAATAAAGCTTTTGTTTTAGGTTATACCGAAGATCAGGATGGTATATATAACCCTGATAATCCTGTAATAATTTTTGACGATTTTACTACTGCTAGCAGGTATATTGACTTTCGCTTTAAAATTAAATCTTCAGCCATAAAAATTTTAACAGCAAAGGCGGGTAACGACACAAAGTTCTTATATGAGAGACTTCAGCTAGTAAAGATTAATACTGAAGATCATAAAAGACGGTGGATTTCAGAATTTCAAGAAATAGCTATAGCGTTGCCGCCAATTAACGAGCAAAATGAAATTGCAAAACTTTCATTTACTTGGGATAGGTCAATTAGATATAATGAGCAATTACTTGAAAATTTTATAAATCGCAGACGTGCTCTTGTTTTAAAATTGACTTCTGACATCGGAATGAACGTAGTTTTAACACCGCTTGCAAAAGGAGTTATTAAAGTTAAAACAGGTTTTATTCCTGAGAAAGAAATTTTTTATCAAGAAATTGGTATAAGATCTCATGCTAAAGGCATTTTTCATAAAGAACCAGTAACAGGAAAAAGTTTAGGTAACAAATCCGTGTTTTGGATAGAACCCGATTGCTTTGTTGTAAATATTGTTTTTGCATGGGAGCAAGCAATAGCAAAGACAACGGAAGCAGAGAGAGGAATGATAGCTTCACATCGTTTTCCTATGTACAAACCTAAAGAAGGGGTTTTAGATCTGGATTACCTGTTGTACTTTTTTAAATCAGCAAAAGGGAAAAACTTATTAGAGTTGGCTTCTCCCGGTGGTGCAGGGCGAAACAAGACGTTAGGGCAATCTGAATTCCTAAAACTCAAAATACCCGTACCTCCAATTGAGGAGCAGAAGGAAATTGTTCGGTTACTAAATACAGCAGATAAGGAAATCGAACTACAAAAGAAGAAAATAGAAGCGATTAAACAACAGAAAAAAGGTTTGATGCAACAATTATTAACCGGGAAAAAGAGATTGAAAATAAATACTATTTAA
- a CDS encoding DUF4134 domain-containing protein, producing the protein MEKQRKKVLLAAVAILSGIGAFAQGNGSAGINEATQMVTSYFDPATQLIYAIGAVVGLIGGVKVYNKFSSGDPDTSKTAASWFGACIFLIVAATILRSFFL; encoded by the coding sequence ATGGAAAAACAGAGAAAAAAAGTTTTGCTGGCAGCCGTGGCAATTCTGTCAGGAATTGGTGCGTTCGCACAGGGAAACGGTTCGGCTGGCATCAACGAGGCTACTCAAATGGTAACGTCTTATTTCGACCCCGCAACCCAATTAATCTACGCCATTGGTGCGGTCGTGGGCTTGATAGGGGGCGTTAAGGTTTATAACAAGTTCAGTTCGGGCGACCCCGACACATCGAAGACTGCAGCATCCTGGTTTGGTGCGTGTATCTTCTTAATTGTTGCAGCTACCATCCTGCGTTCATTCTTCCTTTAA
- a CDS encoding restriction endonuclease subunit S, with protein MQLKDISHLQFGFYDKPKEKGAVIYLQAKNFNDFGLFDGNGDGWVEITEKSKSHLLEEGDVLFVGKGMRNFAWKYSVDTGKAIASSIFFVIKPKSDLVDSDYLVTIFNSTKYQSFFQSLGAGSSIPSIRKNELEAVEIPLPPLEVQKKIAKLSDLHRAELALTGRLIDEKNKLFQAVINDILK; from the coding sequence ATGCAATTAAAAGATATATCCCATTTGCAATTTGGCTTTTATGACAAGCCAAAAGAAAAAGGTGCAGTTATCTATCTTCAGGCTAAAAATTTTAATGATTTTGGGCTGTTTGATGGTAATGGAGATGGATGGGTTGAAATAACAGAAAAGTCCAAAAGCCATCTTTTAGAAGAGGGAGATGTTTTATTTGTGGGGAAAGGGATGCGAAATTTTGCTTGGAAATACAGTGTTGATACAGGAAAAGCAATTGCTTCCTCTATCTTTTTTGTTATCAAGCCGAAGTCTGATCTTGTTGATTCAGACTATTTGGTTACGATTTTTAATTCGACTAAGTATCAATCATTTTTTCAGTCCCTTGGTGCAGGTAGCTCTATTCCTTCTATTCGTAAAAATGAACTCGAAGCAGTAGAAATCCCTCTTCCTCCATTAGAAGTTCAAAAAAAGATAGCCAAGCTAAGTGATTTGCATCGAGCAGAATTAGCTTTGACAGGAAGGTTGATAGACGAAAAAAATAAATTATTTCAAGCAGTAATAAATGATATTTTAAAATAA
- a CDS encoding type I restriction-modification system subunit M, with protein MEKKLTQKEINNIVWKACDSFRGVLSSGQYKDYVLTMLFVKYVSDVWKDKKAFYTEKYKGDNVRIERALANERFKLPENATFDYLFENRNDVQLGDLIDRVLEQIEDSNRLKLAGVFRNITFNSESNLGQTKDRNRRLKNLLVDFSEMDLQPSHLEGNDVIGDSYEYLISMFAGDEGKKSGEFYTPSEVSTLLAKLLTPEAGNRLNDPTCGSGSLLIKLSKEVGSGNFSLYGQEVNGSTWALARMNMFLHEIDNATIEWGDTINNPRLLEGDQLMKFHIVAANPPFSLDKWGAENAVADQYNRFHRGVPPKSKGDYAFISHMIETTYEDIGRVGVIMPHGVLFRGSSEGKIRQQLIEENLLEAVIGLPANLFFGTGIPAVILIFNKAKESNKDVLFIDASKGFETGKNQNKLRDIDIKHIVETYKAFKISVPLATDKGSVIEDKYAYRAPLSEIKENDFNLNIPRYVDTFEEEEEVDIKAVQSEINTLKQQIDDVEAEMANYLKDLGY; from the coding sequence ATGGAAAAGAAGCTCACTCAAAAAGAGATTAACAATATAGTATGGAAAGCCTGTGATTCATTCAGAGGAGTGTTAAGTAGCGGACAGTATAAAGATTATGTGCTGACGATGCTTTTTGTAAAGTATGTTTCTGATGTATGGAAAGACAAGAAAGCATTTTACACCGAAAAGTACAAAGGTGATAATGTGCGTATAGAACGGGCTTTGGCAAATGAACGATTTAAGCTTCCTGAAAATGCAACTTTCGATTATTTATTTGAAAATCGTAATGATGTACAATTAGGTGATTTAATCGACCGTGTTCTGGAACAAATTGAAGATTCCAACCGCTTGAAATTAGCAGGTGTTTTCAGAAATATTACGTTCAATTCAGAATCAAATCTTGGGCAAACAAAAGACCGTAACAGAAGACTGAAAAATTTGCTTGTCGATTTTTCTGAAATGGATTTACAGCCTTCGCATTTGGAAGGTAATGATGTGATCGGTGATTCTTATGAGTACCTGATTTCAATGTTTGCGGGTGATGAAGGAAAAAAATCAGGAGAATTTTATACCCCAAGTGAGGTTTCTACCCTATTAGCGAAGCTCCTTACTCCTGAAGCGGGTAATAGATTAAATGACCCAACCTGCGGTTCGGGCTCCTTATTGATTAAGCTATCCAAAGAAGTAGGATCCGGAAACTTTTCTTTATATGGACAGGAAGTAAACGGAAGCACTTGGGCTTTAGCTCGTATGAATATGTTTCTGCACGAGATTGATAACGCTACCATTGAATGGGGAGACACCATAAATAACCCACGCCTTTTGGAAGGTGATCAATTAATGAAGTTTCATATTGTGGCTGCAAATCCACCTTTTTCATTAGATAAATGGGGAGCGGAAAATGCGGTCGCTGATCAATACAATCGTTTCCATCGAGGTGTTCCTCCAAAAAGCAAAGGTGATTACGCCTTTATTAGTCATATGATTGAAACCACTTATGAAGATATTGGTCGTGTTGGTGTGATTATGCCGCATGGTGTATTGTTTAGGGGAAGCAGCGAAGGTAAAATCCGTCAGCAGTTGATTGAAGAAAATTTATTAGAAGCTGTCATTGGTTTACCTGCCAACTTATTTTTCGGGACTGGTATTCCAGCTGTTATTCTGATTTTCAACAAAGCAAAGGAATCCAATAAAGATGTTTTGTTCATTGATGCGAGCAAAGGTTTTGAAACAGGTAAAAATCAAAACAAACTGAGAGATATAGATATAAAACACATTGTTGAAACATACAAAGCTTTTAAAATCAGTGTTCCTCTTGCTACTGATAAAGGTAGTGTAATTGAAGACAAATATGCTTATCGAGCGCCCTTGAGCGAAATTAAAGAGAACGATTTTAATCTGAATATCCCTCGCTATGTGGATACGTTTGAAGAAGAGGAAGAGGTGGATATTAAAGCGGTACAATCAGAGATTAATACACTAAAGCAACAGATTGATGATGTGGAAGCAGAAATGGCTAACTATTTAAAAGATCTGGGATACTAG
- a CDS encoding DUF4141 domain-containing protein: MKKFLFMVCTALMLAVAPSAKAQWVVTDPTNLASGILNSANEIVQTSSTVSNVIKNFKEVEKVYKQGKEYYDKLQAVNNLVKDARKVQQTVLLVGDVSEMYVTNFGKMMNDPNFSAQELAAISNGYSALLNESTELLKELKQIVTSSSLSLNDKERMDIIDRVYKEVKEYHSLVRYYTNKNISVSILRAKKQNNTKRVLDLYGTPNQKYW, translated from the coding sequence ATGAAAAAGTTCCTTTTTATGGTGTGTACGGCACTAATGCTCGCCGTAGCACCGTCCGCAAAAGCACAATGGGTAGTAACCGACCCCACAAATCTGGCATCGGGTATTCTCAACAGTGCGAATGAAATCGTACAGACTTCTTCCACGGTATCCAATGTAATTAAAAATTTCAAGGAAGTGGAAAAGGTGTATAAACAGGGTAAGGAGTATTACGACAAGCTACAAGCTGTAAATAATCTTGTAAAAGATGCACGTAAGGTACAGCAGACTGTATTGCTTGTCGGTGACGTATCCGAAATGTATGTTACCAACTTCGGTAAGATGATGAACGACCCGAATTTTTCTGCACAGGAATTGGCAGCTATCAGCAATGGTTATTCGGCATTGCTGAATGAAAGTACCGAACTGCTGAAAGAACTCAAACAGATTGTAACCTCATCAAGCCTTTCGCTGAACGACAAAGAGCGTATGGATATTATTGATAGAGTGTACAAAGAAGTAAAGGAATACCACAGCTTGGTACGCTACTATACCAATAAGAATATCTCTGTAAGTATTCTAAGAGCAAAAAAGCAGAACAATACCAAAAGAGTGCTTGACCTCTATGGAACTCCTAACCAAAAATACTGGTAG
- a CDS encoding TraG family conjugative transposon ATPase encodes MRNVAKTTTLENKFPLLAVENNCILSKDADITACFEVRLPELFTVASAEYEAIHSAWHKAIKTLPDFTVIHKQDWYIKESYAPDLAEDNQSFLAKSYQRHFNERPFLNHYCYLFLTKTTKERMRMQSNFSSLCKGTLIPKEIRNKETIHRFMEAVAQFERIVNDSGFVTLKRLTEDEIIGTEDTHGLLEQYLTLSRESGTPMQDIALGTEEVRIGNKRLSLHTLSDTDDLPGTVSADTRFEKLSTDRSDCRLSFAAPVGLLLSCNHIYNQYLFLDNSEDNLQKFEKSARNMHSLARYSRANQINKEWIEKYLNEAHSFGLSSIRAHFNIMAWSEDPAELKQLKNDCGSALALMECKPRHNTTDVATLFWAGMPGNAGDFPSEESFYTFIEPALCFFTEETNYHNSPSPFGIKMADRLTGKPIHLDISDLPMKRGIITNRNKFILGPSGSGKSFFTNHMVRQYYEQGAHVLLVDTGNSYQGLCELIKGKTKGEDGVYFTYTEDNPIAFNPFYTDDGVFDIEKRESVKTLILTLWKRDDEPPTRSEEVALSNAVSGYIERIKTDDVYPSFNGFYEYVKGDYRKVLEEKQVREKDFDIANFLNVLEPYYKGGEYDYLLNSDKQLDLLSKRFIVFEIDAIKDHKILFPIVTIIIMEVFINKMRRLKGIRKLILIEEAWKAIAKEGMAEYIKYLFKTVRKFFGEAIVVTQEVDDIIQSPIVKESIINNSDCKILLDQRKYMNKFDDIQAMLGLTDKEKGQVLSINMNNDASRLYKEVWIGLGGTNSAVYATEVSLEEYLAYTTEETEKMEVMQLASELDGNVELAIKHIAMQRRDKANQ; translated from the coding sequence ATGAGAAATGTAGCAAAGACCACCACACTGGAAAACAAGTTCCCTTTGTTGGCAGTGGAGAACAACTGCATCTTATCCAAAGATGCGGACATTACCGCCTGCTTTGAAGTACGCTTGCCGGAATTGTTCACGGTAGCTTCTGCGGAATACGAAGCTATTCACTCCGCCTGGCACAAGGCTATCAAAACCTTGCCTGATTTTACGGTCATTCACAAACAGGATTGGTACATCAAAGAAAGCTATGCGCCCGATTTGGCAGAGGATAACCAAAGTTTTTTGGCTAAATCCTATCAACGCCATTTCAATGAGCGACCGTTCTTAAATCACTACTGTTACTTGTTCCTGACCAAGACCACTAAGGAAAGAATGCGGATGCAAAGTAATTTTTCATCGCTATGTAAAGGTACGCTGATACCAAAGGAAATCAGGAACAAGGAAACGATACACCGCTTTATGGAGGCGGTCGCCCAGTTTGAGCGTATCGTGAACGATAGCGGTTTTGTAACCCTGAAACGTCTGACCGAAGATGAAATCATCGGAACAGAAGATACACATGGATTACTGGAACAGTACCTCACGTTATCAAGGGAATCTGGAACACCAATGCAGGACATCGCACTCGGAACGGAAGAAGTCCGTATCGGAAACAAAAGGTTGAGCCTGCACACCTTGTCCGATACAGACGATTTGCCCGGAACGGTATCGGCTGATACCCGTTTTGAAAAGCTATCCACCGACCGGAGCGACTGCCGTTTGTCGTTCGCTGCTCCCGTGGGATTACTCCTTAGCTGTAACCATATCTACAACCAATATTTGTTTTTGGATAACAGCGAAGACAACCTGCAAAAGTTTGAAAAGTCCGCCCGCAATATGCACTCTTTGGCAAGGTATAGCAGGGCAAACCAAATCAACAAAGAGTGGATAGAAAAATACCTGAACGAAGCCCACAGCTTCGGTCTGTCGTCTATCAGGGCACACTTCAACATTATGGCGTGGTCGGAAGACCCTGCGGAGCTGAAACAGTTAAAGAACGATTGCGGTAGTGCATTGGCATTGATGGAGTGTAAGCCTCGCCACAACACTACAGACGTAGCCACTTTGTTTTGGGCTGGAATGCCCGGCAATGCAGGCGATTTTCCGAGTGAGGAAAGTTTTTACACTTTTATCGAACCTGCCTTGTGCTTCTTCACAGAAGAAACCAACTATCACAATTCGCCCTCGCCGTTCGGTATCAAGATGGCTGACAGGCTTACAGGAAAACCTATCCATTTGGATATTTCCGACCTGCCTATGAAGCGTGGCATTATCACGAACCGCAACAAATTCATTTTGGGGCCATCGGGTTCGGGAAAATCGTTCTTCACAAATCATATGGTAAGGCAATACTACGAACAGGGTGCTCACGTCCTGTTGGTGGATACAGGGAATAGTTATCAGGGCTTATGCGAACTCATCAAAGGAAAGACCAAAGGCGAAGACGGCGTGTATTTTACATACACCGAAGACAATCCCATTGCCTTTAACCCTTTCTATACCGATGATGGCGTGTTCGACATTGAGAAGCGGGAAAGTGTCAAGACTTTGATACTGACACTCTGGAAACGTGATGATGAACCGCCAACCCGTTCTGAAGAGGTTGCTCTTTCCAATGCCGTAAGCGGCTATATCGAACGTATCAAAACGGACGATGTTTACCCATCATTTAACGGTTTCTACGAGTATGTCAAAGGCGATTACCGCAAGGTACTCGAAGAAAAACAGGTAAGGGAAAAAGACTTTGACATAGCAAATTTTTTAAACGTTCTCGAACCCTACTATAAAGGCGGAGAGTACGATTATCTGTTGAACTCCGATAAGCAGTTAGACCTGCTTTCCAAACGCTTTATCGTGTTTGAAATTGATGCGATTAAAGACCACAAAATCCTCTTTCCCATAGTCACAATCATCATTATGGAAGTTTTTATCAACAAGATGCGGAGGCTGAAAGGTATCCGAAAACTCATCCTGATTGAAGAAGCGTGGAAAGCGATTGCCAAAGAAGGAATGGCGGAATATATAAAATATTTATTTAAAACCGTCCGCAAATTCTTCGGAGAGGCGATTGTCGTTACGCAAGAGGTAGATGATATTATCCAGTCGCCCATTGTAAAAGAAAGTATCATCAACAATTCCGACTGTAAAATCCTCTTAGACCAGCGTAAGTATATGAATAAATTCGATGACATACAGGCAATGTTGGGGCTTACAGATAAGGAAAAAGGTCAGGTACTTTCAATCAATATGAACAACGATGCAAGCCGACTGTACAAAGAGGTTTGGATTGGCTTAGGTGGTACGAACTCGGCAGTCTATGCCACCGAAGTTAGTTTGGAGGAATACCTCGCATACACGACAGAAGAAACCGAAAAAATGGAGGTAATGCAATTAGCTTCCGAATTGGACGGTAACGTAGAACTCGCCATTAAGCATATCGCAATGCAAAGGCGTGACAAAGCAAATCAATAG
- a CDS encoding SLATT domain-containing protein, whose protein sequence is MSEQKNLLESQIREIYGRVVYTHKTHEKCADVLKERSDCLKFAEIFLSAATTTSILVVVLGEGKAFQFIAALCSTILLGITLYSKDFNLLAIAEKHKQAALNILEIREKLLSLLVDIRIGNKAIEHLQQTRDELNEELINTYRGAPKTINKAYQIASKALQQNEEFTFSDAEIDKFLPESLRKN, encoded by the coding sequence ATGAGTGAGCAAAAAAACTTATTAGAGTCTCAAATTCGAGAAATTTATGGAAGAGTTGTTTATACACACAAAACCCATGAAAAATGTGCCGATGTTCTTAAGGAAAGAAGTGATTGCTTAAAATTTGCTGAAATTTTCTTATCGGCAGCAACTACTACCAGTATTTTAGTTGTAGTGCTCGGTGAAGGGAAAGCATTTCAATTTATCGCTGCACTTTGCTCAACAATATTACTTGGAATAACACTTTATTCCAAAGATTTCAATTTATTGGCGATAGCAGAAAAACATAAACAGGCAGCTTTAAATATTCTAGAAATAAGAGAAAAGCTACTTTCATTACTTGTCGATATTAGGATTGGAAATAAAGCAATAGAACATCTTCAGCAGACCAGAGACGAATTGAACGAAGAACTTATCAATACATATCGAGGTGCTCCTAAAACAATTAATAAGGCTTATCAAATTGCTTCCAAAGCACTTCAACAAAATGAGGAGTTTACATTTTCAGATGCAGAAATCGATAAGTTTTTACCAGAAAGCTTGAGAAAGAATTAG
- a CDS encoding SMODS domain-containing nucleotidyltransferase, with translation MNTSETFKEFLSNIKISDDKADTISYRYGRITKSLNTEFRNTDSKTANSLQVGSYGRYTGINGISDLDMLYIMPASKWADYNKSGGQSKLLQDTKTAISNTYSSSDIKVDRCVVTVNFTDSHIDVQPVFELDDQDYKYPDTYADGTWKITKPRKEMDAMVEFVANKNRNLRRLCKMARSWKNKHGVCMGGLLIDTLAYNFLKSTTCYDEKSFAYYDEMCRDFFKHLYDQPKDQNEYGALGSKQRVKVKKSFKRKAKKAYDLAEEAIDAASDKTKHNKWRDIFGNDFPKYVNEEKEAASLNSSYRNTEEFIESKYPIDIRYDLKIDCEVKQNGYRDGLLREFLLKKIRLMPNKSLRFYIERIDVPAPYVIKWKVTNRGEQAVKRNCIRGQIIDLNSSEKTETTSFKGSHFVECYIIKDNIVVARDLIDVPISE, from the coding sequence ATGAATACATCTGAAACCTTTAAGGAGTTCCTCTCAAATATCAAAATAAGCGATGATAAGGCTGATACAATTTCTTATCGCTATGGGCGTATTACAAAATCTTTGAACACAGAATTTCGCAACACAGATTCTAAAACTGCAAATAGCTTGCAAGTTGGTTCTTATGGAAGGTATACGGGAATTAATGGGATTTCAGATTTAGACATGCTATATATTATGCCTGCATCAAAATGGGCAGATTATAACAAGTCCGGAGGACAAAGTAAATTATTACAAGATACTAAAACTGCAATTTCAAATACCTACTCTTCTTCTGATATTAAGGTGGATAGATGTGTAGTTACGGTAAATTTTACAGATTCCCATATCGATGTACAGCCAGTTTTTGAATTAGACGATCAAGACTACAAATATCCAGATACTTATGCTGATGGCACTTGGAAAATTACAAAGCCAAGAAAGGAAATGGATGCCATGGTCGAGTTTGTAGCCAATAAAAATCGAAACCTTAGAAGACTCTGTAAGATGGCCAGATCATGGAAAAATAAGCATGGGGTTTGTATGGGTGGGCTTTTGATAGACACGCTTGCTTATAATTTTTTAAAATCAACTACTTGTTATGACGAAAAGAGTTTTGCATATTATGATGAAATGTGTAGAGATTTTTTCAAACATTTATATGACCAGCCCAAGGATCAAAATGAATATGGTGCTTTAGGAAGCAAGCAGCGAGTGAAAGTTAAAAAGTCTTTTAAGAGGAAGGCAAAGAAGGCGTATGATCTAGCTGAAGAAGCGATTGATGCTGCTTCTGATAAAACGAAACATAATAAATGGAGGGATATTTTTGGAAATGATTTCCCGAAATATGTAAACGAAGAAAAAGAAGCCGCATCACTTAATTCCAGCTATAGAAACACCGAGGAATTTATTGAATCAAAATACCCTATTGATATTAGATACGATTTAAAAATAGATTGTGAAGTGAAGCAAAATGGTTATAGAGATGGTTTATTACGTGAATTTCTGTTAAAGAAAATTAGATTGATGCCGAATAAATCTTTAAGGTTTTATATTGAGAGAATAGATGTGCCTGCTCCTTATGTAATCAAATGGAAAGTTACTAACCGCGGAGAACAAGCAGTCAAGAGAAACTGCATTAGAGGACAAATAATTGATTTAAACTCTAGTGAGAAGACTGAAACTACAAGTTTTAAAGGTAGTCATTTTGTAGAATGTTATATCATTAAAGATAATATAGTAGTTGCCAGAGATTTAATTGATGTACCTATTTCTGAATAG
- a CDS encoding DUF4133 domain-containing protein — protein MSNYNINKGIGRTVEFKGLKAQYLFIFAGGLLGTLILVMILYMAGVNSYICLFLGAGGASLIVWQTFSLNRKYGEHGLMKIGANKRHPRYIICRKPVHRYLKFTPKQNAV, from the coding sequence ATGAGTAATTATAACATCAACAAAGGCATTGGGAGAACGGTGGAATTTAAAGGGCTGAAAGCACAATACCTGTTCATTTTTGCAGGCGGACTGCTCGGAACCCTTATCCTGGTCATGATACTTTACATGGCCGGGGTTAATTCCTACATCTGCCTTTTTCTTGGGGCAGGCGGTGCTTCGCTCATTGTATGGCAGACCTTTTCGCTGAACAGGAAGTACGGCGAACACGGGCTGATGAAAATTGGAGCCAATAAAAGGCATCCCCGCTACATCATCTGCCGCAAGCCTGTACACCGCTATTTAAAATTCACACCTAAACAGAATGCCGTATGA